The stretch of DNA AAAAACGGGCTAGCTCAACAGGATCGCCTGCGTCACGCAGTTGCACAAATTGTATGCCTTTTACAACCCTGCCCTCTTTTACATCAAGGCAAGGGATAATCCGCTTTGTTAGCATGATGCCTTCACCTCTCCTAATGCTTCCTTAACTGTAAAGCGTCCTTCGTAAATCGCTTTTCCTACAATGGCTCCGGTAACCCCATCTTCATAAAATTCTTTTAAACTAGTTAAATCAGCTAGCTTGCTGACTCCCCCAGATGCTATGATGCTTTTTCCCGTTTCCTTTGCGAGCAGCCTGACAGCCTCTACATTGGGGCCAGAAAGCATGCCATCTGTTGCAATATCTGTAAAAATAAAGGTTTCAGCCCCAGCATCAGCAAATCTTTTCCCAAGCTCAACTGCTTTTACCTCAGATATATTCAGCCAACCATGAGTGGCAACATACCCGTCCTTTGCATCAAGTCCAATGGCCATTTGGCTGCCATATTTCTTAATCATTTCAATGGCAAAAGCCGGATTGGAAACGGCCACACTTCCAAGAATGACACGAGATACACCATTTTCAAGATAATGAACTATATCCATTTCTGTCCGTATGCCGCCGCCGATTTGAATATTCGCCTTCAGATTTTTCGCGGCCTGAATGACAGAGACATCATTGACTCTTTTACCATCCTTTGCTCCGTCCAGATCCACCATATGAATCCAGCAAGCCCCTTCGTCCGCAAACTTCCTTGCCATCTCAAAAGGAGAGTCCCCATATACCGTTTCTTGATTATAGTCCCCCTGCAGCAAGCGAACACAGTTGCCTCCTCTCATATCAATTGCTGGATAAATCGTAAAACTCATGAGACTCTCATCCTTTCTTGTTAACAAAGCAAAGTAAAATTTCGCAATAATTCCATGCCTAGAGCACTGCTTTTTTCAGGATGGAATTGCATTCCGTATATATTTCCACTCCCAACAATTGCAGGCACAGCTATATCGTAGCTGCTATTGGCTATGACAACCTCTGTATGAGAGGTTTCAACATAGTAAGAGTGAACAAAGTATGCATAATCTTCTTTTATTCCTTGAAGAATCGGTGACGGCTGAACTAAATTCAGTTGATTCCACCCCATATGCGGAACCTTATACGAAGAACCATCTTCCTTTACACCTAAAAATCTTCTTACCGTTCCAGGTAGTAATTGTAATCCCTTCGTAAGTCCGTTCTCCTCACTCTCTTCAAACAATAGCTGCATACCTAAACAAATCCCCAGAAGCGGCTTCCCGAGCTGAACATATTCTTTCATCATGCTCGTTAAACCTAATTTATCTAATTGCTCCATCGCGTCCTTAAAGGAGCCGACCCCAGGAAGGATGAGTCCATCAGCCTTCATTAGATCTTCACTGTTCTCCGAAATAAAGTAAGGAACTTCCATTCTTTCGAGCGCTTTGCTGACACTAAAAAGATTTCCCATTCCGTAATCAATAATGCCGATCATTTACAACATCCCTTTCGTAGAAGGAACTCCTTTTATATTTGGATCAATCATCGTTGCTTCATTTAATGCCCTGCCAAGCGCTTTAAAAATAGCCTCAATTATATGGTGTGTATTTTGTCCGTAGTGTACAATAACATGCAAATTCATCCTTGCCTCAAGCGCCAGCTTCCATAGGAATTCGTGTACAAGCTCTGTATCAAAGGTTCCGACCTTTTGGCTCGGAAACTCTGCTCTCATCTCTAAGTGAGGACGATTGCTTAAATCAATGACAACCTGGGCGAGTGCCTCATCCATTGGAACAAATGCATTTCCATAGCGCTTAATCCCTTTTTTATCACCGAGTGCTTCTCTTAATACTTGTCCTAGGCAAATGCCGATATCCTCTGTCGTATGGTGATCATCCACTTCAATGTCACCCTTTGCATTTACCGTTAAATCGAATTGCCCATGTTTCGTAAAGAGGTCGAGCATATGAGTTAAAAAAGGAACCCCCGTTTCAAGCTTGCTCTTCCCTTGCCCATCAATGTTGAAACCTAAAAATATGTCCGTTTCATTCGTTTTCCTTTTGATCTCAGTTGCTCTAGCCATTTTCTCCCCTCCGAAATTCACTTATTTCCTCAATCGTATTTCAATCGCTCTCGCATGGGCTTCAAGTCCTTCAAGCCTTGCAAATGCTGCAATCTTTTCTCCATTTTCTTTCAATGCCTTCTCACTGTAAAAAACAATACTGGATTTCTTTTGAAAGTCCTCTACATTGAGCGGACTAGAGAAACGCGCCGTTCCATTCGTAGGCAGCACATGGTTCGGTCCTGCAAAGTAGTCTCCGACAGGTTCAGGACTATTGCGGCCAATAAAAATGGCGCCTGCATGTCTGATTTTTCCTAAAAGCTCCATCGGATTGTCCGTTACAATTTCTAAATGTTCAGGAGCTAGTCTATTAATCGTGTCAATCGCTTCCTCCATCGTATCCGTCACATAAATAGCACCAAAGTTCTCAATGGATTGTGAAGCAATATTTTGACGAGGAAGTGTTAATAATTGCTTCTCTACCTCAGCTGCAACAGCCTTTGCCAATGCTTCGGATGGAGTCACTAGGACACTGCAGGCAAAAATATCATGCTCAGCTTGCGATAATAGATCAGCTGCAACTTCATCCGGTCTTGCCGTATCATCAGCAAGAACCGCAATTTCACTTGGACCTGCAATCATATCAATATCCACATCTCCAAAAACCTCTCGCTTCGCCAGTGCGACAAAAATATTACCAGGACCTGTAATTTTATCAACTGGAGCAATCGTTTCCGTCCCATAGGCTAATGCTGCGATTGCTTGTGCACCGCCAACTTTATAAATTTCCTCAGCCCCTGCTTCCTGAGCGGCAACTAGAACGGCTGCCGGAAGCTTTCCTGTTTTTTTATCAGGAGGGGAAGTAATGACTATGCGTTCGACCCCAGCAACCTTTGCAGGCAGAACATTCATCAGCACAGAAGATGGATAAGCAGCCGTTCCGCCTGGCACATATAAACCAACTGAATCAAGCGGGGTTACCTTTTGGCCAAGAATCGTCCCATTTTCATCCGTTGTCATCCAGGACGGGTGCAATTGTTTTTCATGAAAGGAGCGAATATTTGACGCTGCCTCTTGAATAATAGCAAGGAGATCATCATCTATTTCTTTATAAGCTTCCCTTTTTTCTTCCTCCGTAACAGCGATATTAACTAAAGAAATCCCGTCAAATTTTTCTGTGAAGGCTTTTAACGCTTCATCTCCATCCTGACGAACGCGCTCAATAATACTTTTAACAACGACTCGCTGCTCTTCTGTCCCATTATCAACCGACCTCTTAA from Cytobacillus dafuensis encodes:
- the hisB gene encoding imidazoleglycerol-phosphate dehydratase HisB, with translation MARATEIKRKTNETDIFLGFNIDGQGKSKLETGVPFLTHMLDLFTKHGQFDLTVNAKGDIEVDDHHTTEDIGICLGQVLREALGDKKGIKRYGNAFVPMDEALAQVVIDLSNRPHLEMRAEFPSQKVGTFDTELVHEFLWKLALEARMNLHVIVHYGQNTHHIIEAIFKALGRALNEATMIDPNIKGVPSTKGML
- the hisD gene encoding histidinol dehydrogenase, coding for MKILKINEEISIKRSVDNGTEEQRVVVKSIIERVRQDGDEALKAFTEKFDGISLVNIAVTEEEKREAYKEIDDDLLAIIQEAASNIRSFHEKQLHPSWMTTDENGTILGQKVTPLDSVGLYVPGGTAAYPSSVLMNVLPAKVAGVERIVITSPPDKKTGKLPAAVLVAAQEAGAEEIYKVGGAQAIAALAYGTETIAPVDKITGPGNIFVALAKREVFGDVDIDMIAGPSEIAVLADDTARPDEVAADLLSQAEHDIFACSVLVTPSEALAKAVAAEVEKQLLTLPRQNIASQSIENFGAIYVTDTMEEAIDTINRLAPEHLEIVTDNPMELLGKIRHAGAIFIGRNSPEPVGDYFAGPNHVLPTNGTARFSSPLNVEDFQKKSSIVFYSEKALKENGEKIAAFARLEGLEAHARAIEIRLRK
- the hisH gene encoding imidazole glycerol phosphate synthase subunit HisH yields the protein MIGIIDYGMGNLFSVSKALERMEVPYFISENSEDLMKADGLILPGVGSFKDAMEQLDKLGLTSMMKEYVQLGKPLLGICLGMQLLFEESEENGLTKGLQLLPGTVRRFLGVKEDGSSYKVPHMGWNQLNLVQPSPILQGIKEDYAYFVHSYYVETSHTEVVIANSSYDIAVPAIVGSGNIYGMQFHPEKSSALGMELLRNFTLLC
- the hisA gene encoding 1-(5-phosphoribosyl)-5-[(5-phosphoribosylamino)methylideneamino]imidazole-4-carboxamide isomerase, which produces MSFTIYPAIDMRGGNCVRLLQGDYNQETVYGDSPFEMARKFADEGACWIHMVDLDGAKDGKRVNDVSVIQAAKNLKANIQIGGGIRTEMDIVHYLENGVSRVILGSVAVSNPAFAIEMIKKYGSQMAIGLDAKDGYVATHGWLNISEVKAVELGKRFADAGAETFIFTDIATDGMLSGPNVEAVRLLAKETGKSIIASGGVSKLADLTSLKEFYEDGVTGAIVGKAIYEGRFTVKEALGEVKASC